A window of the Chionomys nivalis chromosome 25, mChiNiv1.1, whole genome shotgun sequence genome harbors these coding sequences:
- the LOC130866284 gene encoding zinc finger protein 844-like, translating to MTENTVTYDDVHVNFTWEEWTLLDPSQKNLYKDVMVETYRNLTTIGMKEPILEKNSINVINVLKPLHITVLFKHMKEAILERNPMNVTSVVKPLHVTVIYKGMKEHILERNPMNVINVVKPLHVTIISKSMKELILERNHMNVTSVVKPLHVTVIYKVMKEPILERNPMNVIIVVKPLHVTVTSESMKEPILERNPMNVTGVVKPLHVTIISKSMKEPILERNPMNVISVVKPLHVTIISESIKEPILEKNPMNVISVVKPLHVTVIFKGMKEPILGRNPMNVTSVVKPLHVTVIYRVMKEAILERGPMNVINVVKPLHVTVIYKVMKEPILERNPMNVTSVVKPLHVTVTSESIKEPILEKNSINVINVLKPLHITVLFKHMKEAILERNPMNATSVVKPLHVTVIYKVMKEAILERGPMNVISVVKPLHITVIFNSMKEPILE from the exons ATGACAGAG AAtacagtgacctatgatgatgtgcatgtCAACTTCACTTGGGAAGAATGGActttgctggatccttcccagaagaatctctacaaagatgtgatggtGGAGACCTACAGAAACCTCACTACTATAG gcatgaaagaacccatactggagaaaaactctataaatgtaatcaatgttttaaaacctttgcacatcacagtactcttcaaacacatgaaagaagccatactggagagaaaccctatgaatgtaaccagtgtggtaaagcctttgcatgtcacagtcatctacaaaggcatgaaagaacacatactggagagaaaccctatgaatgtaatcaatgtggtaaagcctttgcatgtcacaattATCTCCAAAAGCATGAAAGaactcatactggagagaaaccatatgaatgtaaccagtgtggtaaagcctttgcacgtcacagtcatctacaaagtcatgaaagaacccatactggagagaaaccctatgaatgtaatcattgtggtaaagcctttgcatgtcacagtaaCCTCCGaaa gcatgaaagaacccatactggagagaaaccctatgaatgtaaccggtgtggtaaagcctttgcatgtcacaattATCTCCAAAAGCATGAAAGAACCCatcctggagagaaaccctatgaatgtaatcagtgtggtaaagcctttgcatgtcacaattATCTCCGaaagcataaaagaacccatactggagaaaaaccctatgaatgtaatcagtgtggtaaagcctttgcatgtcacagtgatcttcaaaggcatgaaagaacccatactggggagaaaccctatgaatgtaaccagtgtggtaaagcctttgcacgtcACAGTAATCTACAGAgtcatgaaagaagccatactggagagaggccctatgaatgtaatcaatgtggtaaagcctttgcacgtcacagtcatctacaaagtcatgaaagaacccatactggagagaaaccctatgaatgtaaccagtgtggtaaagcctttgcatgtcacagtaaCTTCCGaaagcataaaagaacccatactggagaaaaactctataaatgtaatcaatgttttaaaacctttgcacatcacagtactcttcaaacacatgaaagaagccatactggagagaaaccctatgaatgcaaccagtgtggtaaagcctttgcacgtcacagtcatctacaaagtcatgaaggaagccatactggagagaggccctatgaatgtaatcagtgtggtaaagccatTGCACATCACAGTGATCTTCAACAgcatgaaagaacccatactggag